A window from Myxocyprinus asiaticus isolate MX2 ecotype Aquarium Trade chromosome 37, UBuf_Myxa_2, whole genome shotgun sequence encodes these proteins:
- the LOC127428062 gene encoding kelch repeat and BTB domain-containing protein 8-like: protein MAASGDVVKLLQVQNGTPASSSYSGVDALHACNILQQLKALYDEAQLTDIVVEVDHGKTFSCHRNVLAAISPYFRSMFTSGLTESSQREVRIVGVESESMHLVLDYAYTSRVTLTESNVQALFTAASIFQIPALQDQCAQFMISRLDPQNCIGVFIFADAYGHQELRERSQDYIRKKFLCVMGEQEFFHLTKEQLVSILNSDDLNVEKEEHVYESIVHWLEYDCLRREADLPEVFAECIRLPLLDEAFLTRIPPAFALALSSNSSDKGRLSGTNGCSQRLGMTASEMVICFDAAHKHSGKKQTVPCLDISAGKVYKLCKPPNDLREVGILVSSENDIFIAGGYRPSNSEVCIDHRAESDFWQYEHAGNRWLPRSPMLRARIGCRLVHCCGKLFALGGRVYEGDGRNALKSVECYDARDNCWTSVSPMPVAMEFHSAVEYKDRIYVLQGEYFFCFDPRKDYWGHLPAMKVPRTQGLAALHKNCIYYIAGICRNHQRTFTVEVYNIEQNTWCRKRDLPFDQAASPYIKILLLQDRLHLFVRATQVMVEEHVFRTSRKNSLYQYDDEADHWTKVYETPDRLWDLGRHFECVVAKLYPQCLQKVL from the exons ATGGCTGCCAGTGGAG ACGTTGTAAAGCTGTTACAGGTACAGAATGGAACTCCAGCAAGCTCAAGCTACAGCGGGGTAGATGCCCTACATGCCTGTAACATCCTCCAGCAGCTTAAAGCCTTGTACGACGAAGCTCAGCTGACTGACATTGTCGTGGAAGTGGACCATGGCAAGACATTCTCTTGTCACAGAAATGTCCTTGCTGCCATCAGCCCATACTTCAG ATCCATGTTCACAAGTGGCCTTACAGAGAGCAGTCAGCGGGAGGTGCGAATTGTTGGAGTGGAGTCGGAGTCCATGCATCTTGTTCTGGACTATGCTTATACCTCACGGGTCACCCTCACTGAGTCTAACGTGCAGGCCCTGTTCACCGCCGCCAGCATCTTCCAGATCCCAGCCCTCCAAGACCAGTGTGCCCAGTTTATGATCAGCCGTTTGGACCCTCAGAACTGCATTGGGGTCTTTATATTTGCAGATGCCTATGGCCACCAGGAGTTGCGGGAGCGCTCGCAGGACTACATCCGCAAGAAGTTCCTATGTGTGATGGGAGAGCAAGAGTTTTTTCATTTGACCAAAGAGCAGCTGGTCAGCATTCTCAACAGTGATGATTTGAATGTGGAAAAAGAGGAGCACGTGTACGAAAGCATAGTGCATTGGTTGGAGTACGACTGTCTGCGCCGGGAGGCAGATTTACCTGAGGTTTTTGCTGAATGCATTCGCTTGCCCCTCTTGGATGAGGCTTTTCTGACCCGTATACCCCCAGCCTTTGCCCTGGCCTTGTCCAGCAATTCCTCAGATAAGGGCCGACTCAGTGGCACCAACGGCTGCTCTCAGCGGCTGGGTATGACTGCATCCGAGATGGTGATCTGCTTCGACGCGGCTCACAAGCACTCAGGGAAGAAGCAGACAGTGCCTTGCCTGGACATTTCTGCCGGGAAGGTGTACAAGTTGTGCAAGCCACCCAATGACCTCAGAGAGGTCGgcatcttggtctcatcagagaACGACATCTTCATTGCTGGAGGCTATCGGCCAAGCAATAGCGAAGTGTGCATCGACCACCGTGCAGAGAGCGACTTCTGGCAGTACGAACATGCTGGGAACAGGTGGCTCCCACGTTCACCCATGCTGCGGGCACGCATCGGCTGCAGGCTGGTGCACTGCTGCGGGAAACTCTTTGCTCTTGGTGGTCGAGTTTATGAAGGGGACGGACGAAATGctttgaaatctgtggagtgctaTGATGCTAGAGACAACTGCTGGACATCAGTCAGTCCCATGCCTGTGGCCATGGAGTTCCACAGTGCAGTAGAATATAAGGACCGCATCTATGTATTGCAAG GAGAATACTTCTTCTGTTTTGACCCTCGCAAAGACTACTGGGGGCATTTGCCAGCCATGAAAGTCCCCCGTACTCAAGGCTTGGCCGCCCtgcataaaaactgcatctactACATAGCAGGCATATGTAGGAATCACCAGCGCACATTCACTGTGGAGGTGTACAACATCGAGCAGAACACCTGGTGCCGAAAGAGAGACCTCCCCTTTGACCAAGCAGCCAGCCCCTACATCAAGATCCTTCTGCTTCAGGATCGACTGCATCTGTTCGTTCGAGCTACGCAAGTTATGGTAGAAGAGCATGTGTTTCGAACCAGCCGCAAGAACTCTCTCTACCAGTATGACGACGAAGCTGACCACTGGACAAAGGTCTACGAGACGCCGGACCGCCTCTGGGACCTTGGCCGCCATTTTGAATGCGTGGTAGCCAAACTATACCCTCAGTGTCTTCAGAAAGTGCTGTGA